The Ignavibacteriales bacterium DNA window CCTTTGCCCAATTTTCTACGGTATTAATTAAAGAGCGGGAAACTTCTTCGTCATCAATAAAATCCAACCAGCCAAAACGAACATATTTGTTTCCCCAATTTTCTATGTACCGGTTATTGATAATGCCAGCAACTCTTCCGACAATCTTTCCATCTTTAAATGCAAGCCAGTATTTTGTTGAACAAAATTCGAAGGCTGGATTTTTTTCTTTCTGCAGGGTTTTCATCTCATCAAAGATTAGAGGCGGCACCCAATATTTATTCTTACCATAAAGTGAAAATGGAAATAGAACAAATTTTTTTAGTTCACTTTTATTTCCCACCTCTTTAATTATTACACTCACTACCAACTCCATTAAAATCGAATAAAAGAATGTTCAAATATAAATCTAAATAAATGTTTATAAAACACCTTTCCAGATAGTTATTGGTTTACTTTTAAAAATGATTATGGAATTTCTCAAATGTATTCTTACAGTTCACAAATTCAATTACGATTAAACTGAGAAATAATTTCCAGAACACTATCCGTAATATATTCTGTGTCAGCATCTGATCGTAAATGCCCGTTTACCAAAAAAGAAAATACCAGTGGTTCACCATCAGCCGTTGTTATATAACCGGATAATCCTCTTACATTAGAAATTGTCCCTGTTTTGGCATGTACGTTCCCCTCGGTTTTGGTTCCTTTCATCCTATTCCTTAATGTCCCATCAATCCCTGCAATTGGAAAGGCATCATACCAAACCTGCCAGTAAGCGTTTTTTTTCATTCCTTCCAAAATTTGCACAAGTTGTTTTGGACTAATGTAATTGTATCGCGACAAACCTGAACCATCCATATAAGCATATGTGCCCGGCTTAATTCCAAAACCGGCAAGAACATTTTCTACAACTTTCTTCCCTTCCTTAAACGAACCTATTCCTGACTTTTTCCAACCCAAAACTCTTGTAAAAGTTTCAGCATATAAATTCTGACTCCGTTTTAGTAAACCCGCTAAAATGTTTTTTAATGGTGGCGAATTATGCAAATCAATTGTCTTCAAATCATGTTTAGTAGTTTTCCAGTCCAGTATATCATCACAATCTTTCGGATTTCCATTTACTCTTATTCCATTTTCTTCCAGTACTTCCTTAAGAACTGTTACATAAAACAGGGTGGGATTAGTTATTGAAGGGGTTCGTTGAATTTCCCTGGAGCCGGCTTTTACATAACCACTGACTAAAATATTGTTTGTTCCAAAAGCACGGCTTATTGATAAATTTGTTCTACCGGTAT harbors:
- the dacB gene encoding D-alanyl-D-alanine carboxypeptidase/D-alanyl-D-alanine-endopeptidase translates to MKKILLPIAMISILLIDGCSSTSELNKTAFNDLPLLKQKIEERFSDSLFTHAHWGALIKSLKTGDIWYERNSEKMFMPASNEKIPTSASALVTLGPDFSFETYLSYDGEIIDSNLNGNIVVFGNGDPTLYNRFFNDPRDVFRSWVEKIKSLGIKQIDGNIIGDDNAFEDYPYGYGWTYDDLDAWYSAEIGSLQLNEDNIDLKIIPPITKDGAVVIEPNLPSSYFKIENNTLVGDTGRTNLSISRAFGTNNILVSGYVKAGSREIQRTPSITNPTLFYVTVLKEVLEENGIRVNGNPKDCDDILDWKTTKHDLKTIDLHNSPPLKNILAGLLKRSQNLYAETFTRVLGWKKSGIGSFKEGKKVVENVLAGFGIKPGTYAYMDGSGLSRYNYISPKQLVQILEGMKKNAYWQVWYDAFPIAGIDGTLRNRMKGTKTEGNVHAKTGTISNVRGLSGYITTADGEPLVFSFLVNGHLRSDADTEYITDSVLEIISQFNRN